The Cellulomonas sp. S1-8 genomic sequence GACGTGTCGGGTAGTCCGGACCGTCGCCGCCGCCCTGGAAGCCCTTGGCCATCCAGCCCAGCGCACCGCTGAGCTCGGCCGGCAGGAACCACATCTTGTTCGACGGGCTCGCGGCGATCTTCGGCAGCGTCTGCAGGTACTGGTACGCCAGCAGCTTGGGGTCGGCGTCGCCGCGGTGGACCGCGTCGAACACCTGGAGGATCGCGCGCGCCTCACCCTCGGCCCGCAGGATGGCGGACTGCGCCTCACCCTCGGCCCGCAGGATCGCCGACTGCTTCTCGCCCTCGGCCGTGAGGATCGCGGACTGCTTGACGCCCTCGGCCGTGAGGATCGCGGCGCGACGGTCCCGCTCGGCGCGCATCTGCTGCTCCATCGAACCCTGCACCGAGGCGGGCGGGTCGATCGCCTTGAGCTCGACGCGGTTGACGCGGATCCCCCACTTGCCGGTCGCCTCGTCGAGGACGCCGCGCAGCTGGCCGTTGATCTGGTCACGGCTGGTGAGCGTCTGCTCGAGGTCCATGGACCCGATGACGTTACGCAGCGTCGTGACGGTCAGCTGCTCGATGCCCGTGATGTAGTTCGCGATCTCGTAGACCGCGTCCTTGGGCGACGTCACCTGGAAGTAGATGACGGTGTCGATGCTGACCACGAGGTTGTCGGACGTGATGACCGGCTGCGGGGGGAACGACACGACCTGCTCACGCAGGTCCACGCTCGCTCGCACGCGGTCGACGAACGGGATCAGCAGGTGCAGACCCGCGTCCAGCGTCTTGTTGTACCGGCCGAGCCGCTCGACGATGATCGCCACCGCCTGCGGGACGATCCGCACCGCGCGCACCAGGGCGACGACGACGAAGATCAGCACGAGGACGAGGACGAGGATCAGCGCGATCTGGCCGGCACCGGGGCCGTCGTTCAATGGAACCTCCGCGGGTCGTGCCGCCCCGCGGGGCGGCCAGGGGTGACCCGGGAGCCCGGGTCGGTCGTTCGGTCGTGCGTCGTGCGCGTCAGGCGGGTGCCACACCGGGGGCCGTCGTGTCGCCCGGCGCCGTCGCCGTGGCAGGGCTGACGACCGCGGTCGCCCCGTCGATCTTCGTCACGGTGACCGCGCTCCCCGGGGGCAACGAGCCGCCGTCGGCGGTGCGTGCGCTCCACACCTCGCCGGCGAGCTTCACGCGACCGGCCGTGCCGTCCACCATCGAGACGACGACCGCGTCGCGGCCGACCAGCGCTGCGGCGTTGGTCTCCGGCAGCGGTCCACGTCCCCGCAGGTGGCGCAGCAGCCAGGGCCGCAGCGTCGCGAGCAGGATGACGGACGTCGCCGCCGCGACGAGGATCTGCACGGCCACGGGGGCACCCAGCGCGTAGGCCAACCCGCCTGCCAGGGCACCGCCGGCGAACATGATGAGGACCAGGTCCAGCGAGATCATCTCCAGGATGCCCAACGTCAGGGCTCCCCCGACCCACCAGAGCCATCCCATGCCCGCCACCTCCGCTGCTCGCCGTTCTCCGTCAACCGATCCTATGTGATCGCTTTGCGATCCGATGGGTCGAGTGGTACCGGCTCGGCGACGATCAGCGCGCGGGTCGGTCCGTGGCGTGCGCCGACCACCGGCCGTCGGTGTCGTCGAGGCGCAGCGGGAGGTCGAACGTGCCGGACAGGTTCTCCTCGGTGAGCACCTCGCCGATCGGCCCGGACGCGAACACCTGCCCGGCGCGCAGCAGGAGCAGGTGGGTGAACCCCGGCGGGATCTCCTCGACGTGGTGCGTCACCAGCACCAGCGCGGGCGAGCGACGGTCGCGCGCGAGCTCCGCCAGGGCGCCGACGAGCTCCTCACGCCCTCCCAGGTCCAGGCCGGCGGCCGGCTCGTCCAGCAGCAGCAGCTCGGGGTCGCTCATCAACGAGCGTGCGATCTGCACCCGCTTGCGCTCCCCCTCGGACAGGGTGCCGAACCAGCGCTCGGCCAGGTGCCCGACGCCGAACGCGGCCAGCAGGTCGGACGCACGCGACTCGTCGACCGTCTCGTACGTCTCGCGCCACCGCCCCGTCACGCCGTACGCGGCCGTCAGCACGACGTCACGCACCGTCTCCCCCGACGGGATCCGGTCGGCGAGCGCGGCGCTCGCGAGCCCGATCCGCGGCCGGAGCTCGGCGACGTCGGTCGCACCCAGGCGCGCCCCGAGCAGATCGGCCGTCCCGGACGTGGGGTGCATGCGCCCCGCCGCCACCTGCAACAGGGTCGTCTTGCCCGCACCGTTGCGGCCGAGCACCACCCAGCGGTCGCCCTCGCGCACCTGCCACGACAGCGACTCCAGGATCGTCGTCGCCCCCCGGCGGATCGTCACGTCCTGCAGGTCGAGCACGTCGGTCATGGGCACAGACCCTAACCGTCCGCGGGCACGCGACATGCCGGGACGGCCCGATCCGGCCCCACCCGCACGGACGTCACAGCTCTATCGACAGCATCGTGGAGGAGTGCGCCACCTCGTAGCCCAGCGCGGCGTACAGGCCGTGCGCGCCGGAGGGGTTCGCCGTGTCGACCTCGAGCTCGGCGTACGCCATCTCGTCGTCGGCGTACGCGCGCATGACGCGGACCAGCAGCGCCACCGCAACACGTCGGCCACGCCACTCGCGTCGCACGCCCAGCAGGTCGGTGTAGCCGGACGTGTACCCCGCGGCCGGCCAGTCCTGCTCGAAGCGGCTGGACACGGCGTACCCGACGACCCGGTCGGCGTCGTCGAGGGCCGCGAACGACCACGTCGGGGCGAACATCGAGCGCGCCTGCTGCCACTGCTCGGGCGTGCGCGGCTCGGAGCCCCAGTGGTCGGCGAACACCTCGTTGTGGGCGAGCCGCACGGCGTCGTCGAGCTCCGGCGTCCACGGCACGACGCGCAGCCCGTCGATCGACGGCACGTCGGGTAGCGGCACGTCGAGCGGGCGTCGCATGTGCGTGTAGTAGCGGATGGGCGCGAACCCCGCGGCGCGGTAGACCTGCGCCACCTCGGGCGTCGCGTCGTCGCAGTACGTGGCGATGCGGGCAGGCAGCTCCTTGCCCGACGCCGCGAGCAGCTGGCGGGCGCGCGCCTGCGACCACGCCACGAGCGCGGTGCCGATGCCGCGTCCCCGCCAGGCGGGATCGACCGTGCCCTCGACGAACGCGCGCACGACGCGCTCGTCCCCCGGGGCCGTGTCGACCTGCGCCCAGGCCCGCGGCACGCCGTCGACGTCGAGCCCGACGAGGGTGTCGAGCCGCAGGTCGCGCCACTCCCCCTCGAGCTCCTCGGTGACCTCGGGGGCCGAGGTGCGGAACGGCAGCGCGTCAGCCTCCTGCGACCGGACGTTCAGCGACGCCAGGGCGTCGGCGTCGTCCAGGGTCGCCGGGCGCCACGTCAGTCCCCGGTCCGACGCGGGCAGCGGGACCTGCGCGGGCGGCGCGGCGCGGACGGCCAGAGGCGTGGTCGTGTCGGTCATGGTCGACAGCCTGGCGTGGTCGTCGGCGCCTGGCCAGCTGTTCTGCGCGTGGCAGGCCGCCGTGCCGTCAGGCGTCGATGCGCGACTGGTCCAGGGAGTGAGCGTTGGCGACGATGAAGTCCTTGCGCGGGGCGACGTCGGAGCCCATCAGCAGCTCGAACACCTTCTCGACGTGCGCGGCGGCGTGCTCGGCCTCGCCGACGCGGACCCGGCGCAGCGTGCGGTGGCGCGGGTCCATCGTCGTCTCGGCGAGCTGGTCGGCGTCCATCTCCCCCAGCCCCTTGTAGCGCTGGATGTCGTCCTTGTAGCGCCGGCCCGACCGGTCGAGCTTCTTCAGGGTCGTCGCCAGCTCGACCTCGGAGTACGTGTACACGTACTCGTTCTTGCGGGAGCCGGCGCCGATGACCTCGATCCGGTGCAGCGGCGGTACCGCCGCGTACACCCGCCCCGCGTCGACGAGCGGGCGCATGTACCGGAAGAACAGCGTGAGCAGCAGCGTGCGGATGTGCGCACCGTCCACGTCGGCGTCCGTCATCAGCACGATCTTGCCGTAGCGCGCCGCCTCGAGGTCGAACGTGCGACCCGACCCCGCGCCGAGCACCTGGATGATCGCGGCGCACTCGGCGTTCTTCAGCATGTCGCCGACCGACGCCTTCTGGACGTTGAGGATCTTGCCGCGGATGGGCAGCAGCGCCTGGAAGTCGGAGCTGCGCGCGAGCTTGGCCGTGCCCAGCGCGCTGTCGCCCTCGACGATGAACAGCTCGCTGCGCGCGACGTCGTCGATGCGGCAGTCGGCGAGCTTGGCCGGCAGCGACGACGACTCGAGCGCGTTCTTGCGGCGGGAGATCTCCTTCTGCTTGCGGGCCGACACCCGTGCCCGCATCTCCCCGACGACCTTGTCGAGCAGCAGCGCGGAGTGCGCCTTCTCGTCGCGCTTCGACGAGCCGAAGATCGCCGTGAGCTGCTGCTCGACGACGCGCGCGACGATCCCGCGCACGGGACCCGTGCCGAGGACCTCCTTGGTCTGGCCCTCGAACTGCGGCTCGGCGAGCCGGACCGTGACCACGGCCGTGAGACCCGCGAGCACGTCCTCCTTCTCGACCCGCTCGGCCGACGAGTCCTTGACGGAGAACTTCAGGCGGCGGGCGTTCGCGGCCACCTGCGCACGGACGGTCTTGAGCAGCCCCGCCTCGAAGCCCGCGAGGTGCGTGCCGCCCTTGGGCGTCGAGATGATGTTGACGAAGCTGCGCACCTCGGTCGCGTAGCCCGTGCCCCACCGCACCGCGACGTCGACCTCGCACGTGCGCGAGACCTCCTGCGGGGACATGTGCCCCCGGTCGTCGAGCACCGGGACGGTCTCGGTGAACGTGCCCTCGCCCGTCAGGTGCCAGGTGTCCGTCACGGCGGCGTCGGGGGCCAGGTGCTCCACGAAGTCGACGACGCCCCCGGTGTGCAGGAACGTCTCCTCGTGCGGTCCGTGCTCACCCGGCGTCCCGGCCACGCCGCGCTCGTCGCGCACCGTGATCGCCAGGCCGGGCACCAGGAAGCTCGTCTGCCGCGCCCGGGTCACCAGCTCGTCGTAGGCGAAGACCGCGCCCTTGGGGAAGATCTGCCGGTCCGCCCAGTACCGCACGCGGGTGCCCGTCACGCCCTTGGCGACCTTGCCGACGACCGTGAGCTCGGACCCCTGGACGAACGGCTCGAACGGCGACTCCGGGCTCACGCCCGCGCGGTCGTCGAACTCGCCGGGCTCCCCGCGGTGGAACGTCATCCGGTACGTACGACCACCGCGGTCGACCTCGACGTCGAGGCGCGCGGACAGCGCGTTGACGACGGACGCGCCCACGCCGTGCAGGCCGCCCGACGCCGCGTACGAGCCGCCGCCGAACTTGCCGCCCGCGTGGAGCTTGGTGAGGACGACCTCGACGCCCGTCAGGCCCGTCTTGGGCTCGACGTCGACGGGGATGCCGCGTCCGTTGTCGCGCACCTCGACCGAGGAGTCCGCGTGCAGGACGACCTCGATGCGGTCGCCGTGGCCACCGAGCGCCTCGTCGACCGAGTTGTCGATGATCTCCCACAGGCAGTGCATCAGCCCGCGGCTGTCCGTGGTGCCGATGTACATCCCGGGGCGCTTGCGCACGGCCTCGAGACCCTCGAGCACCGACAGGTGCCGCGCGGTGTAGCCGGCCTGGGCGGAGGTCGTGGTCACGGCGCCGATCGTATCCGGGCGGACCGACAGGGCCGTGGTCGCCATGCCGCGGAGCCGGCCGGACCGTGGCCTCCTCGACGTGTCGGCCGGTCACGCGGCAGGGTGACGGTGGTCGACACGTGTCGTTCGTGTGACGTGCTCCCCCGTCGAGACACTCCCCGATCACGATCTCGTGACGCCGTGTCACGATCTTGTACGCAGAGAGCGAACCACCCCTTCCCGATGACGTGGATCACCAAGGCGGATGGTTCTATGGAGAGGTGACAGGGACGACGATCGAACCCACGACCCCGCTGACGGCCGCAGACCGCTGCGACCGCTGCAACGCGCAGGCCTATGTCCGTGTCGTGCTCCCGGTCGGTGAGCTGCTGTTCTGCGCGCACCACGCGCGCGAGCACGCACCGAAGTTCGCCACCGTCGCGACGCACGTGCAGGACGAGACGGATCGGTTGCTGGCCGAGCACGGCGCCGGCGCCGGGGCGGCCGGCTGACACCGCCGCACAGGACGATCGACGAAGGCCCCGGACCACCTGGTCCGGGGCCTTCGTCGATCTCGCAGGTGGTGCTGCCGCACTCGCGGGTGCGGAACCACTCAGTCCAGGTAGTCCCGCAGGACCTGGGAGCGCGACGGGTGCCGCAGCTTCGACATCGTCTTGGACTCGATCTGGCGGATGCGCTCGCGCGTGACGCCGTAGACCTTGCCGATCTCGTCGAGGGTCTTGGGCTGGCCGTCGGTGAGGCCGAACCGCATGGACACGACGCCGGCCTCACGCTCGGAGAGCGTGTCGAGCACCTGGTGCAGCTGCTCCTGGAGCAGCGTGAAGCTGACGGCGTCCGCGGGGACGACGGCCTCGGAGTCCTCGATGAGGTCGCCGAACTCGCTGTCACCGTCCTCACCGAGTGGCGTGTGCAGGGAGATGGGCTCACGGCCGTACTTCTGGACCTCGACGACCTTCTCGGGCGTCATGTCGAGCTCCTTGGCCAGCTCCTCCGGCGTGGGCTCGCGGCCCAGGTCCTGGAGCATCTGGCGCTGCACGCGCGCGAGCTTGTTGATGACCTCGACCATGTGCACCGGGATGCGGATGGTGCGGGCCTGGTCGGCCATCGCTCGGGTGATCGCCTGCCGGATCCACCAGGTGGCGTACGTCGAGAACTTGTAGCCCTTGGTGTAGTCGAACTTCTCGACCGCGCGGATCAGACCGAGGTTGCCCTCCTGGATGAGGTCCAGGAAGAGCATGCCGCGACCGGTGTAGCGCTTGGCGAGGGAGACGACGAGCCGCAGGTTCGCCTCGAGGAGGTGGTTCTTGGCACGACGGCCGTCCTGGGCGATCCACTCGAGCTCGCGACGCATCTTCGGCTCGAGCGTGTCGCGGATCTCCGCGAGCTTCTCGTCCGCGAACAGGCCGGCCTCGATCCGCTTGGCGAGCTCGACCTCCTGCTCGGCGTTCAGCAGCGCGACCTTGCCGATCTGCTTGAGGTAGTCCTTGACGGGGTCCGCTGTGGCACCGGCCGTCACGACCTGCTGGGCAGGCGCGTCGTCGTCGTCGGCGTCGGAGTACACGAAGCCCGTGTCCTCGGGCTCGTCCTCCTTCTTCACGACCGCGGGCTTGGCGACCGTCTCGTCGCCGTCCTCCTCGGTGTCGTCCGTCTCGACCTCGACGACGTCGGCGACGTCCACGACCTCGGGCGTCTCGACGTCCACGAGCTCGGCCACGTCGACGTCGACGTCGGCGTCGTCCACGTCGTCAGCGGTCTCGTCCGTCGACGCCGTGGCAGGCGCGGCCTTCGCGGCGGCGGCCTTGGCGGCCGGCTTGGCGGCCGTCGTCTTGGCAGCGGCCCGGGCCGGCTTCGCGGGGGTGGGGGCACCGTCGACGACGGACGCCTTGGCGGCGGGACGCGACTTCGCGCTCGTCGCGGCGACCGCCCGGCCGGCGTTCCCGAGGTCGTTGACGTCGACGCCGGCGGTGCCGAGCCCGCGGACGACCGCGCGCAGCCGCTTGGGGTCCTCGACGCCGGCGGCCTCGCAGGCGGCACGCACCGACGCGGTGTCGACGCTGCCGTGGGTCCGCCCGCGCATGACCAGCTCCTGCAGCGCAGGGTGCTGGAACTCGCGCGGAAGGGCGGGGTGGGGGGTCTGGGACGTCACGAACGACCTTTCGTCAGCGCGGCAACCGGAACCGAGGAGAGTCCGAAGGACCGGGAGACAGACGGATATTGTACCGACCGATGGAGGGGTGCCGCGCGTGAAGCCATGCGCGCCGCATGCGGCGCGTCTCCAGCCCTCGGGGGTCGACCTGCTGCAACGCCCCGGGGCGCGGCGACATTCCCGTCGTCGGGCACCCGGGCGCGTCGTGCGAGCGCCACGGGACGTCGGGACGACCCGACGAAGGCGGTGCAGGTGGGCGTCAGCCCGTGGGCTTGACCGTCAGCACGGGGCACGGGGCGTCGAACAGGACCCGCTGCGCGTTGGACCCGAGGATGAGCTTGCCCACAGGGCTGCGGCGACGCAGGCCGAGCACGATGAGCTGGGCCCCGACCTCCTCCGCGGTGCTGATGAGGTCGTCCGCGACGTCGCCACCGTCCAGCAGGCGGACGTCGTGCGCGACGCCGAGCGCGTCGAGGTCGTCGCGCACCTTCCCGAGGTCCGCCTCGGTCTGGGCGCGCCGCTCCACCGGCTCGTCCGGACGCACGCTGAGCACGACCACGACGGGCACGGACCTGCGACGCGCCTCCGTGACGGCGGCGTCGAGCGCGGCGTGCCCCTCCGGGGTCGCCAGGTAGCCGACCACGATTCCCATCGTCGCTCCTCCTCCTGGCCCCGGGGGTGGCCTCGTGCGCGACGCTACCGGAGCGCGGCACGCGCGACGACCTCGGCGGTCGTGCGAGTGGGCCCTGCGGGTCGCTCACGGGTGCCGCCGCGCCCAGCCGGGGGCGAGCCCGGCGTCGAGGGCGCCGCGCAGGAGGTGGGCCAGGCGGTACGCCGGGTCGTCACCCAGCGCGCGGTCGAGCAGCACCGCCGCGCGCGCACCGTCGCCCTGCCACCACGCGACGGTGGCGAGCAGGGTCGACGCCGGGGCCTGCGCTCCGCGACGTCCGTGTGCGACGACGTCGTCGAGGGCGGCCTGCGCCCGCCGGGCGGCGTCGTCCGGCGGGGCGCCGGTGACCGGGTCCACGAGCAGGGAGATCGCGTCACGCAGCTCGGCGTCCTCCGCGGGGCCCGCGTGCGCGAGCGCACGCTCCGGCAGGGAGTCGGCGCCCGGCAGGATCGCCACGAGCATCGCGTCGCGCACCCGACGGTCGACCAGCCCGGCCTCGACGCGCCCCAGCAGCGCGATCCGGGTGACCGGGCCGTCGTCCGTGCCCGGCGGGGCGGTGAGGAGCGCACGCCAGGCCGCGAGCGACTCGCCGCGCCAGCGGGCCACGGCGGCGGCGCCGTGGGCGTGGGCCCGCACCGCCGCGTCGGTCCGACGACGGCGGACGCGCGCCACGGCGCGACGGGCGGCGATCGGCGCGGTGGCCACCCTCCCGAGCGACTCGCGGCCCGGCGCCACGACCGAACCGGCCAGCACCATCTCGGCGCCGGCGCGGGTGGACTCCAGGTCGCTGAGCGGCCGCCCGCCGGGTGGGCAGCAGTCGGGGTCGCACGCGAGGCAGCGGTACGCGCCGTCACCCACCACGACGACGTCGACGCCCCCGAACGGCACGTCGAAGGCCTCTGCGACGTGCGCGGCGGCGGCGTCGACGGGACCGGCACGGTCCGGGTCGACGGCGTCGGCGTACAGGACCAGGACGGCGCGACGTGCACCGTCACGGTCGAGGTGGGTCGCCAGCGAGCGGGCGACCTGCGGCCCGTGCTCGGGGTCGGCGACGTCGGCCAGGTCGACGCGGGCGACGAGGCCCACACGCCCGCGGGGCCCTCGCAGGCTGACCGCGACGGCGCTGTCCTGCGGGTGGAAGCCGAGCAGGTGCGGGACGAGGGCGAGCAGCTCACGGGGCTCGCCGAGCCGGAGGACGAGGGGTTCCATGGGCCCACCGAACCGCGTGCGTCGGCGGCTGTGGGGTGCGGGTGGCGGAACTGTGGGCGAGGGCGTCACGAGGGTGACCTGTGGTCGGCTCACGACCGCCCGCTCGCCGACGCGCCGCTACCCTGGCGCCGTGCCCCGTCCCACGACCTCCGCCCTGGCCGTCGCCGCGGTGCTCTGCGCGGGCGCGATGGCAGGGTGCAGCGCCACGCCGGGGCCCGCGCCCACGGCCAGCACGTCCGCGGCGGCGGCCGCCGCCACGCCCGACGAGACGCTGCTCACCGACGAGATCGACGACGACACGGCGGTCGGCACGCTCGCACCGGGTTTCCCCGCGGCGCTGGTGCCCGTGCCGCCGGACGCCGAGGTGCTCGTCTCGTCGGCCGAGCCACTGGCGGACGGCAGGCTGCGCATCAGCCTCAACGTCCGGACCGGTCAGGAGACGGGCGCCCTGCTGGACGCGGTCCGCGGTCCGCTCGTCGCCGCCGGCTTCGCCGAGTCGGCGCCCCCGGCACCCGAGGCGGGCCTCGCCGCCCAGGCCACGTTCTCACGTTCGGAGGGGGCCGAGCTCCTCGTCGTGGGCGTCCTCGACAGGGACGGTCTGCGGACG encodes the following:
- a CDS encoding SPFH domain-containing protein — encoded protein: MNDGPGAGQIALILVLVLVLIFVVVALVRAVRIVPQAVAIIVERLGRYNKTLDAGLHLLIPFVDRVRASVDLREQVVSFPPQPVITSDNLVVSIDTVIYFQVTSPKDAVYEIANYITGIEQLTVTTLRNVIGSMDLEQTLTSRDQINGQLRGVLDEATGKWGIRVNRVELKAIDPPASVQGSMEQQMRAERDRRAAILTAEGVKQSAILTAEGEKQSAILRAEGEAQSAILRAEGEARAILQVFDAVHRGDADPKLLAYQYLQTLPKIAASPSNKMWFLPAELSGALGWMAKGFQGGGDGPDYPTRPAGSSPIAEGELPPVSLTDPSEALAEARRESAAATADATSAGTLTGVPFDPGAERGQRPGTGHAAPQQPAYGTPAVAPRPLPQDAPPQDEPRPPAQPAP
- a CDS encoding NfeD family protein → MGWLWWVGGALTLGILEMISLDLVLIMFAGGALAGGLAYALGAPVAVQILVAAATSVILLATLRPWLLRHLRGRGPLPETNAAALVGRDAVVVSMVDGTAGRVKLAGEVWSARTADGGSLPPGSAVTVTKIDGATAVVSPATATAPGDTTAPGVAPA
- a CDS encoding ABC transporter ATP-binding protein; protein product: MTDVLDLQDVTIRRGATTILESLSWQVREGDRWVVLGRNGAGKTTLLQVAAGRMHPTSGTADLLGARLGATDVAELRPRIGLASAALADRIPSGETVRDVVLTAAYGVTGRWRETYETVDESRASDLLAAFGVGHLAERWFGTLSEGERKRVQIARSLMSDPELLLLDEPAAGLDLGGREELVGALAELARDRRSPALVLVTHHVEEIPPGFTHLLLLRAGQVFASGPIGEVLTEENLSGTFDLPLRLDDTDGRWSAHATDRPAR
- a CDS encoding GNAT family N-acetyltransferase, with the protein product MTDTTTPLAVRAAPPAQVPLPASDRGLTWRPATLDDADALASLNVRSQEADALPFRTSAPEVTEELEGEWRDLRLDTLVGLDVDGVPRAWAQVDTAPGDERVVRAFVEGTVDPAWRGRGIGTALVAWSQARARQLLAASGKELPARIATYCDDATPEVAQVYRAAGFAPIRYYTHMRRPLDVPLPDVPSIDGLRVVPWTPELDDAVRLAHNEVFADHWGSEPRTPEQWQQARSMFAPTWSFAALDDADRVVGYAVSSRFEQDWPAAGYTSGYTDLLGVRREWRGRRVAVALLVRVMRAYADDEMAYAELEVDTANPSGAHGLYAALGYEVAHSSTMLSIEL
- a CDS encoding DNA gyrase/topoisomerase IV subunit B, which codes for MTTTSAQAGYTARHLSVLEGLEAVRKRPGMYIGTTDSRGLMHCLWEIIDNSVDEALGGHGDRIEVVLHADSSVEVRDNGRGIPVDVEPKTGLTGVEVVLTKLHAGGKFGGGSYAASGGLHGVGASVVNALSARLDVEVDRGGRTYRMTFHRGEPGEFDDRAGVSPESPFEPFVQGSELTVVGKVAKGVTGTRVRYWADRQIFPKGAVFAYDELVTRARQTSFLVPGLAITVRDERGVAGTPGEHGPHEETFLHTGGVVDFVEHLAPDAAVTDTWHLTGEGTFTETVPVLDDRGHMSPQEVSRTCEVDVAVRWGTGYATEVRSFVNIISTPKGGTHLAGFEAGLLKTVRAQVAANARRLKFSVKDSSAERVEKEDVLAGLTAVVTVRLAEPQFEGQTKEVLGTGPVRGIVARVVEQQLTAIFGSSKRDEKAHSALLLDKVVGEMRARVSARKQKEISRRKNALESSSLPAKLADCRIDDVARSELFIVEGDSALGTAKLARSSDFQALLPIRGKILNVQKASVGDMLKNAECAAIIQVLGAGSGRTFDLEAARYGKIVLMTDADVDGAHIRTLLLTLFFRYMRPLVDAGRVYAAVPPLHRIEVIGAGSRKNEYVYTYSEVELATTLKKLDRSGRRYKDDIQRYKGLGEMDADQLAETTMDPRHRTLRRVRVGEAEHAAAHVEKVFELLMGSDVAPRKDFIVANAHSLDQSRIDA
- a CDS encoding RNA polymerase sigma factor; translation: MTSQTPHPALPREFQHPALQELVMRGRTHGSVDTASVRAACEAAGVEDPKRLRAVVRGLGTAGVDVNDLGNAGRAVAATSAKSRPAAKASVVDGAPTPAKPARAAAKTTAAKPAAKAAAAKAAPATASTDETADDVDDADVDVDVAELVDVETPEVVDVADVVEVETDDTEEDGDETVAKPAVVKKEDEPEDTGFVYSDADDDDAPAQQVVTAGATADPVKDYLKQIGKVALLNAEQEVELAKRIEAGLFADEKLAEIRDTLEPKMRRELEWIAQDGRRAKNHLLEANLRLVVSLAKRYTGRGMLFLDLIQEGNLGLIRAVEKFDYTKGYKFSTYATWWIRQAITRAMADQARTIRIPVHMVEVINKLARVQRQMLQDLGREPTPEELAKELDMTPEKVVEVQKYGREPISLHTPLGEDGDSEFGDLIEDSEAVVPADAVSFTLLQEQLHQVLDTLSEREAGVVSMRFGLTDGQPKTLDEIGKVYGVTRERIRQIESKTMSKLRHPSRSQVLRDYLD
- a CDS encoding universal stress protein, which produces MGIVVGYLATPEGHAALDAAVTEARRRSVPVVVVLSVRPDEPVERRAQTEADLGKVRDDLDALGVAHDVRLLDGGDVADDLISTAEEVGAQLIVLGLRRRSPVGKLILGSNAQRVLFDAPCPVLTVKPTG
- a CDS encoding DUF4192 domain-containing protein, whose translation is MEPLVLRLGEPRELLALVPHLLGFHPQDSAVAVSLRGPRGRVGLVARVDLADVADPEHGPQVARSLATHLDRDGARRAVLVLYADAVDPDRAGPVDAAAAHVAEAFDVPFGGVDVVVVGDGAYRCLACDPDCCPPGGRPLSDLESTRAGAEMVLAGSVVAPGRESLGRVATAPIAARRAVARVRRRRTDAAVRAHAHGAAAVARWRGESLAAWRALLTAPPGTDDGPVTRIALLGRVEAGLVDRRVRDAMLVAILPGADSLPERALAHAGPAEDAELRDAISLLVDPVTGAPPDDAARRAQAALDDVVAHGRRGAQAPASTLLATVAWWQGDGARAAVLLDRALGDDPAYRLAHLLRGALDAGLAPGWARRHP